The nucleotide window gatttatgcggcagagtcatggaaaattgaaCATTTCTGAAGCCGCTGGgcatttcaaacgaataaaaaatttcaatgacACATTGTTTTACTTCAATTTAAAGATAAATAGaaagcgcttaatgaaagaccctttttttaaatttttaaaaaaaaatttattttttttttgttgagtccTTTAGTTTTTGTGTGTGGGCTAATTTGTCCACCCCAAAAATATAGTTGACAAAGAAAACCAAAGGTTGTCAAACATTTCATATTGTAATGATTATTAAATTCAGCTATATTGATTTCAGTTTTAAAgggttttgttttgaaaacgCCCTATTCTAAGTAGCTTGTGTCCGTTACCGATAAGCTGCCGTTAACACTAAGATACCCTTTCAGCTCGACTACCGTTAAATATCAGACCGAAGTTACTGTCATCATTAAAATACAGTTATCGCTCAAATTAGCATTACcgttacatttaaaatttcgaatcggTAGCCCAACAGGCAAGAAAcgtatttaagttctatttaaattttgaaaagtcCCCTGGTATAATAGTTCTTCAATAAACATTATACGTAACTTTATGCACTGCTTTacattgttttatattatttcgaTACATTTTCGGAGGCCAATATCGAAAATGTAtcgaaataatataaaacaatgtAAAGCAGtgcataaatttacatattaagggtactcatttaaacgcttaagtttcccatttgtgctaATGTGcaaaatttgcgcgacgtgtttcatgaactcaccttttcaattttgtgcaagtttatacagaaaatttatatttgataaaaatgtcaaataaaaataaattcaacaaaagcttttaaaaaaatttgttcaaattgcatacattttaatttgaaaaatgttgaatgaaagttaaatctttggaacaaatggtggtatacatagtttggaagattttgtttatattctatttgttggttaatgttttcagacacaatgccatttaatccaatcattctgttccaaagttacacaattttcacatgcacacaatttttatattttttgatttttatttcttatacataaataaaaataaacaaaagcagctgattcatcaaatgcacaataaattcaagtttgacgcgcaaacttatcggagttgtgcaaaagaatttccatacattttttgacagttcatttgcgagagtgtaaaaatgcacagattgcacagtttgcgagacatataagcgtttacatgaggacccttattatgttctcaattattctAAAGAGATAGCTTATTTGTATACCGATATTGAAAACGAAATACTGCAAACTGAAttcataatataaaaatattattccttAAAACCATTCCCAAATAACTAAATCTTAAGCATTTATTTGAAcataattcattcattgttaaattcattaaaatcatgATTTAATTCACAATAAAATTCAATCTTTGATCTTCAAAaccaaattcaattaaaatatttttgtctttattcatttattacccaataagcatttttactggaattcaagttgaaagcaagtgcaattcaagcctttaattatagtcaagcaattgaattatagttgtattacactttttATTAAtagcatatattttttatttgaaaaatatttaattttatcaaatatttttcaagttaaaaacacaattatatttgcattcaagttaaattccaacaaaatgttcaagtgcttgaatttttggggctttagtgcttaaaattaataaaaaaaattatttgaattacagAAACATTTAACGATTCACTAAAGAATtagttcttaaataaattaattcaaattgtttaaaatactaAGAAATTACGAATCAAAATAAGTGTTGAATGCTATAGTGGAAtagtttatttgattttgaaaatagaattattaatattttcgaTCAGTTGATTGAAAATGTGCTCGCTATAATTTCTGATTATAATGATCtagaacaaaataaatgtaaactCAACCTTTCATTTTACAGGTCAAACTTGGgagtttcttaaaaatattattataaaaaatcagacagaaattattgggtgtatgacttaaaaatgcggaatattttaaaatgttttgcttttattttgaaaaatttgtacaatataaatttattcaaagtattggtcattgttagcaaTGACCATTTCCCCTCTTTCCGAGTcaatgctcatcttttgagtccaagaaataatcaagccaatatcggacactccgctccaaagtgaagcgtattcagagtgagcgttctgcatcgatcgatacAAATAGTTGAAGGTCtggactagggtttttaatttcccgaacttttttgattcccgggaatcgggaaatttttttctacattcccgggtaccctgCTATTCTCGAAATATATAatcatactgtaaattaggaatattaaagccaaatttcatataaatacttagtgttataattattaaatatcagagcttcgaattaattaataaaatttgaacttaatTCACTAGAATCTTAAgccgtaattaaagaatgtcagcctttcattccataaatccattcctagtatttaattttttagattcattccaaagcctttgtttaaactgaattaattttaaagttaattaataactttgaaagattaaattttttgttaaatcaaatcatttacaaaattaattgaaaaaattgtcttaagcctttttgtactagatttgaattgaagaaaaattgaaTCACTTAATAAATtgttgaagctattttgttatggatttgaagaagaaatttaaagaaattagaatgattcaataagaaataaattctataaataataaattctctttttaaattttcatacgaaaaaccctaaataataataattaacgATCTATTataaacttttcactgtttttttggtgaaaaaaatagagttctaacttcttttctatgtattttcgtcagtttttaattctcgGGATTctcgactaaaaatcccggaaatcgggtagtgaaaaattggcaaaattcccgggaaatttataccgggaattcccgggataaaaaccctagtctggactataaagcgggtgaggcaaaagtTCGCCACCACTTCATTTTGAAcagttgtcataatggaatattacggtttcatatctgaccGCATATCCTGGGTGTTTTTGGCCAATtcttgcttcaaacgaatcatttgtgttcggtacaggttccctgtgatggtctggtcagatttcagcagctcatgatagataggacccttttgttcctatcaaatacagagaattaccttagtgccatggcCATTTGGATTTggagtcgattcggctggttggccgggctttacatacgatctcttatgcttcgggttattgtaaagaatccatttttcattcggtgcaaaaattattttcttttatagcgttcaagtttcatttcggacatgcaaggGCGTCTTTCATGGTatatcggcttcaattcgtatggtacccaatttccctgcttttggatgaatcctgctgcacgcaaacgttttgagtagctcccaataattttgcaagctattgttgagttttacTTCAATCTTCATGGTGTAATCATTACACTGTAATGCCACCAATTATTATTcaacctgggcgatctttgtctttcgtgttaaaaacgcacaaaccatctatctcgcacgttgaaaccgatggaacacattcatcataagctttgacgagaaatcggtgtgcttcagcggcacttttattaaaataagagaaataaagcaaaacttcccacatatgacgatttgttggtacaaaattcgacattttcgaagcaaaaaaaaaataaatctcgcatttttaagtcacaaaccaaataaaaaatgcaacatCTGTGAGGTTCAATTACGAAGAATTATATCCCTTAccatattttgtgaaaataatgacaataatatgggtataaatttgcttatatacataaatacatacattctgATTTGAAAACGAAACCAATTACgcatttttcaaagattttactTTTTCGGACCTCTTAAATTCTTGAATAAAACTTGACTGGACTGGTCATATCcgggattatttttatttggtcaattcacaaggtctctctcttatcatgtcataatgtcctaatatttcacaatggattttattgttttccaagtaaaaagtttccaaaaataatagtactctgtgttatcgtaaccaaccagaccttcgccgaatgcctaagtgtcggttaagccgagctgccgagtcgaaGAAGTcctaagtaaattaaattatttttatccgATTTTATTCATGTTATATCTTGTAAAGTTAATTCGTTAATAAATGAATCTGTTaagttcaaaatttatattgaaagcgAGATAAAATTCGTTAATAGATGAATCTGTGGagttgaaaattgaaaaacgagataaaattaaatcaacgcTGATCCCAAATTGTTGGTACCACAACATTTATATCATCAAGTAATTATGgtgaaaataaagatttttttggctACATACAAATGCGGCCACtctattaaaatatatctaCTTGCACCCCCATcttcttaaaaaataatatcttcTTTATTACATTGCATTACAAAGAAGAAcgctttttttcatatttaatcgTAATTGCATTTAAATTCTGTTGTTGACGTCgttcaaattaaatgaaacgATTTGTCACAAATATTGACATGAATATCACACCTTTAAATATCATTTCATATccttaaaatatacaaattgtaaactTAAACGTTTTCTTACCATGCAAAAGAAATCTACGCACATATGCAAATACTTTGAGAAAGGCCTTCACTTGTAAGGCCTTCTTTTCCAAGCGAGTCAACTGTTGTATTTGTAATTTAAACTGATTTTCTTAATTGCACCCGCTAAAGTCTAAATTCTATAAATGTTCATCCTAATAAATCTAAAGCTAAATTTCAACTTACCTTTTTTGAGAAAGCAAAGCTGTCTCTTTTTAGTCTTCTTCAAAATGGTGCTTTATAAGGATGTCATATCAAAGTTAGGAGGCCCTGTGACTGCAAAGGCCTTACTTTGATACTTCATGCATATTTGCAttaaacatatgtatgcatatcCCTTTTGCTCGCGCAATGTTAATTCTTCTCACTCTCACGCAACGTACATATTTACAATAGATTGTGAACTGCATTAAAATCATACTCTGCTATTTTTGACGCTGCCTTCTGCATTTGAATGCAGAAAATCTAgaataaattcataaaacaaatcattCCATACAGAAATACATACATTCAGGCAAACAAAGCACAGCGACTGACTATAATTTGAATTATTGCATTTGTCAGGAAATGACAGCTTAGGAGACACAACAACAAACACATTATCAGCGACAACATCTTATTGCAGAGGAGTTCAGCTATATACGGCAATTAAACCGAATTCAGAGCAAAATTACTAACAAGAAGATTAAGTATAAACATGGGTTCGTTGGTAAACTTTTAAAATGCTAGTGTGAACTATCAGTTTACAATGTAAACTGATTTGACCCATTTTGCCCATGCAAGCAaacagtttaaatttttatatgaaaaatggatttttgtcagaaatatgagtgataccAGATTAAACCCTgggggtgatcacagatggagacAAAGTTATTGAGGATTTAaagtttttgatgttttttatatgaaaaatcgatttttggtactaaatatgagtgatcacagatggagctccttttctcgattcaACGCTTATAGACAAAGCTATTAAGGATTTTAggtttttgaagtttttcatatgaaaaatcgatttttggtaaaaaatgtgagtgatcacagatggagctccttttatcgattaaacCCTTATAGACAAAGTAATTGAGGATTTTAGGTTTTTggtgtttttcatatgaaaaatcgatttttggtactaaatatgagtgatcacagatggagctccatttttcgattaaacgcttacaGACAAAGTTATTGAGGATTTTAggtttttgaagtttttcatatgaaaaatcgatttttggtacaaaatatgaGGGATCACTGATGGaggtccttttctcgattaaacgcttatagacaaagttattgaggattttaggtttttgaagtttttcatatgaaaaatagatttttggtacgaattatgagtgatcacagatggaggttcttttctcgattaaacgcttatagacaaagttattgaggattttaaattttttatgtttttcatatgaaaaatcgatttttggtactaaatatgagtgatcacagatggaggtccttttctcgattaaacgcttatagaCAAAGTTATTGAGGATTTAAAGTTTTTGAAgattttcgtatgaaaaatcgatttttggtatgaaatatgagtgatcacagatggaggtccttttctcgattaaacgcttatagacaaagttattgacgatttttggtactaaatatgagtgatcacagatggaggtccttttctcgattaaacgcttatagaCAAAGTTATTGAGGATTTAAAGTTTTTGAAgattttcgtatgaaaaatcgatttttggtactaaatatgagtgatcacagatggaggtccttttctcgattaaacgtttATAGACAAAGTTATTGAGGATTTTaagtttttggtgttttttatatcaaaaatcgattttggtactaaatatgagtgatcacagatggaggtccttttctcgattaaacgcttatatacaaagttattgaggattttaagtttttggtgtttttcatatcaaaaatcgatttttggtacaaaatatgagtgatcacagatggaggtccttttctcgattaaacgcttgtagttattgaggattttaagttttttatgtttttcatatgaaaaatctatttttggtacaaaatatgagtgatcacagatggaggtccttttctcgattaaacgcttatagacaaagttattgaggattttaagttttttatgtttttcatatgaaatatgagtgatcacagatggaggtccttttctcgattaaacgcttatagataaagttattaaggatcttaggtttttcatatgaaaaatcgattttttttacgaaatctgagtgatcacagatagaggTCCTTTTCTAGATTAAACTCTTATAGACAAAGTTATTGAGGATTTTAggtttttgaagtttttcatatgaaaaatcaatttttggtacgaaatatgagtgatcacagatggaggtcctcttctcgattaaacgtttatagacaaagttattaaggtttttagatttttgaagtttttcatatgaaaaatcgatttttggtacgaaatatgagttatcacagatggagttccttttctcgattaaacgtttATAGACAAAGTTATTGAGGATTTTAAGTTTTTggtgtttttcatatgaaaaatcgatttttggtacgaaatatgagtgatcacagatggaggtcCTTTTCTAGATTAAACTCTTATAGACaaagttattgaagattttaaatttttgatgtttttcatatgaaaaatcgatttttggcacaaaatatgagtgatcacagatggaggtccttttctcgattaaacgcttatagacaaagttattaaggattttagatttttgaagtttttcatatgaaaaatcgattcttTTTACGAAatctgagtgatcacagatggaggtccttttctcgattaaacgctaaTAGACAAAGTTATTGaggattttaagttttttatgtttttcatatgaaaaatcgatttttggtacaaaatatgagtgatcacagatggaggtccttttctcgattaaacgcttatagacaaagttattgaggattttaagtttttggtgtttttcatatcaaaaatcgattttgggtacaaaatatgagtgatcacagatggaggtccttttctcgattaaacgcttatagacaaagttattgaggattttaagttttttatgtttttcatatgaaaaatcgatttttggtacgaagtatgagtgatcagagatggaggtccttttctcgattaaacgcttatagacaaagttattaaggattttaggtttttgaagtttttcacattaaaaatcgatttttggtacgaaatatgagtgatcacagatggaggtccttttctcgattaaacgcttttaGACAAACTTATTGAGGATTTTAAGTTTTGtatgtttttcatatgaaaaatcgatttttggtacaaaatatgagtgatcacagatggaggtccttttctcgattaaacgcttatagacaaagttattgaggattttatgtttttggtgtttttcatatcaaaaatcgatttttggtacaaaatatgagtgatcacagatggaggtccttttctcgattaaacgtttatagacaaagttattaaggattttaggattttgaagtttttcatatgaaaaatcgattttttttacgaaatcgtagtgatcacagatggaggtccttttctcgattaaacggtTATAGACAAAGTTATTGAGGATTTTAggtttttgaagtttttcatatgaaaaatcgaattttggtacaaaatatgagtgatcacagatggagctccttttATCGATTGAAGGCTTATATACAAAGTTATTGAGGATTTTAAGTTTTTcgtgtttttcatatgaaaactcgatttttggtacgaaatatgagtgatcacagatggaggtccttttctcgattaaacgcttatagacaaagttattgaggattttagattttttaagttttttcatatgaaaaatcgatttttggtactaAATACGAAGAAGTTATTGAAGATTTTAAGTTTTTggtgtttttcatatgaaaaatcgatttttggtactaaatatgagtgatcacagatggaggtccttttctcgattaaacgcttatagacaaagttattgaggattttaagtttttggtgtttttcatatcaaaaatcgatttttgatatgaaatatgagtgatcacagatggaggtccttttctcgattaaacgtttATAGACAAAGTTATTGaggattttcagttttttatgtttttcatatgaaaaatcgatttttggtaataaatatgagtgatcacagatgaaggtccttttctcgattaaacgcttatagacaaagttattgaggattttaagtttttggtgtttttcatatcaaaaatcgattgttGGTactaaatatgagtgatcacagatggaggtccttttctcgattaaacgcttatagacaaagttattgaggattttaggtttttgaagtttttcatatgaaaaatcgatttttggtacaaaatatgagtgatcacagatggaggtccttttctcgattaaacgcttatagacaaagttattaaggttttttaaatatgagtgatcacagatgaaggtccttttctcgattaaacgcttgtaGACAAAGTTATTGaggattttaagttttttatgtttttcatatgaaaaattgatttttggtacaaaatatgagtgatcacagatggaggtccttttctcgattaaacgcttatagacaatcgatttttggtatagacaaatcgatttttggtacgaaatatgagtgatcacagatggaggtccttttctcgattaaacgcttatagaCAAAGTTACTaaggtttttaagttttttatgtttttcatatgaaaaatcgatttttggtacaaaatatgagtgatcacagatggagatccttttctcgattataCGTTTATAGACAAAGTTATTGaggattttaggttttttaagtttttcatatgaaaaattgatttttggtacgaaatatgagtgatcacagatgaaggtccttttctcgattaaacgcttatagacaaagttattgaggattttaagttttttatgtttttcatatgaaaaatcgatttttggtacaaaatatgagtgatcacagataaaggtccttttctcgattaaacgcttatagacaaagttattaaggtttttagatttttgaagtttttctatgaaaaatcaatttttggtacgaaatatgagtgatcacagatggtggtccttttctcgattaaacgcttatagaCAAAGTTATTGAggatattaagttttttatgtttttcatatgaaaaatcgatttttggtacaaaatatgagtgatcacagatgtaggtccttttctcgattaaacgcttatagacaaagttattgaggattttaagttttttatgtttttcatatcaaaaatcgatttttggtacaaaatatgagtgatcacagatggaggtccttttctcgattaaacgtttATAGACAAAGTTATTgaggattttaaatttttttatgtttttcatatgaaaaatcgatttttggtacaaaatatgagtgatcacagatggagctccttttatcgattaaacgcttatagacaaagttattaaggattttaggtttttaagtttttcacaTTAAACATCGgttgttggtacaaaatatgagtgatcacagatggagctccttttctcgattaaacacttatagacaaagttattaaggattttgaACTTTTGAAGTTTTGTTATTAAGGgagtataaaaaatgttaaaaatagtaGGACTTCCCGTCACATAGAAATTGTAATTGTCAATTTAAAACATCTTAAtgttatttgaaaacatttttatttttttgcatagTTTATGAATTATGTAGTCTTAAGAGGACCTTAGCATCTTTCAAATGCatcttaaatcaataaaatcatgatatattataaaaaaccaattttACCAGTTTCAAATTAAcggatttttcatttgaaacaaaaaataattactaGTACCTTTAAATTAGTAAATATGGCAActattaatttagaaaatatggCAATCATATCTGTCATCAACACCTAGTGAATGCCAAATGGTGTTGTTGTAAACAAGAAGAAgtcattgtttacatttttgtttttgctgttttctTTATCAGACCcagtattaatttatttttattttacaaaaaacataagaaactaaacttaaactaattgattatacaaaaaatatggcAAACACTATCGATAAAGTACGCATTATTATAGTGGGAGATTCTGGtgagtaaaatatttaaatatgtaatatttatatatttttgacgCAATCCACAGGTGTGGGCAAAACTTGTCTCACACATCTTATAGCCCACGGCGAAAGTCTTACCCGGCCCGGCTGGACGGTGGGCTGCAACATCGAAATCAAACTGCACGAATTCAAAGAAGGTACGGCCCAACAGAAACCcttttttatagaattattCGATATTGGTGGTTCTCTGAGTCATAAGAATACACGGGGTGTGTTTTACACACCAACTCATGGTATTATCTTGGTGCATGATTTGACAAATCGTAAAAGTCATGGCAATTTACGTGATTGGTTGTTTGAAATTCTCAACAAGGAAGGAAAAGACACATACAAAGGCAACAGCAATAGTAGTAGCGGTCCAAGTGCTAGTTTAATGGCAGATGCCAATGGTTTTGATCCCGAGGAATTTGTAGGCGCTACTCAAATACCTATTTTGGTAATGGGCACAAAACTTGATTTGCTAGATGAGAGGAGACAACCGAAGACAGTGCAAAAAGCCGGCGGCATAGGTAAAagtaaatatagtttttcttattttaaccCATATTAACAAGTAGTTTTTAAGAGGTATTGGGATTGGGTGAAGGGAGTAAAAAATTCAAGAGcattttgattatttaaataatgcCAATAGCTccctttaaagaaatttttaaattaaactaataaCCCATACTTACAATACAATTATAGCAAATGTAGTttccaaataataaaaaaaaaatacatttttatagccGAACAGTGTGGTGCCGAAGAAATTTGGCTTAATTGTCGTGATCCCCGCAGTATCGCAGCCGGTACTACAGATGCTGTTAAACTTTCACGATTTTTTGACATGGTCATTGAAAAGAAGCAACAAACAAGAGACCAGGGTTTTTATAGTTCTGGTTCTTTAACAGATCGTCGCCGTTATAACACAGCTTCATCTTCGCCTCAAGGCAGTCCCACCATAATTTCAACGGCAAATATCTGTGGAAGTGGTAGTTTACACAGTCCTCCAATTGGAGATACCAGACCACCAGCAAG belongs to Calliphora vicina chromosome 4, idCalVici1.1, whole genome shotgun sequence and includes:
- the LOC135956920 gene encoding rab-like protein 3 isoform X2; amino-acid sequence: MANTIDKVRIIIVGDSGVGKTCLTHLIAHGESLTRPGWTVGCNIEIKLHEFKEGTAQQKPFFIELFDIGGSLSHKNTRGVFYTPTHGIILVHDLTNRKSHGNLRDWLFEILNKEGKDTYKGNSNSSSGPSASLMADANGFDPEEFVGATQIPILVMGTKLDLLDERRQPKTVQKAGGIAEQCGAEEIWLNCRDPRSIAAGTTDAVKLSRFFDMVIEKKQQTRDQGFYSSGSLTDRRRYNTASSSPQGSPTIISTANICGSGSLHSPPIGDTRPPARSMPAYGNILMDSNS
- the LOC135956920 gene encoding rab-like protein 3 isoform X1, with product MANTIDKVRIIIVGDSGVGKTCLTHLIAHGESLTRPGWTVGCNIEIKLHEFKEGTAQQKPFFIELFDIGGSLSHKNTRGVFYTPTHGIILVHDLTNRKSHGNLRDWLFEILNKEGKDTYKGNSNSSSGPSASLMADANGFDPEEFVGATQIPILVMGTKLDLLDERRQPKTVQKAGGIGKTEQCGAEEIWLNCRDPRSIAAGTTDAVKLSRFFDMVIEKKQQTRDQGFYSSGSLTDRRRYNTASSSPQGSPTIISTANICGSGSLHSPPIGDTRPPARSMPAYGNILMDSNS